In a genomic window of Hippoglossus stenolepis isolate QCI-W04-F060 chromosome 15, HSTE1.2, whole genome shotgun sequence:
- the hrh2b gene encoding histamine receptor H2b: MKQLLLLSFYWDSNSSTVSVAEEEQEEEGTMISTALRWLVLVLFIILTISGNMLVCLAVGLSRRLWCIANCFVVSLALTDLLLGLLVLPLTATVELRGGKWPFGGALCNIYLSLDVMLCSSSILTLMAISVDRYLAISAPLSYSRRVTPLRVTLALIAIWALSLAVSFVPIHLGLNTVDYKVQHVDWGLGDEDKEGRYCQFEWNNNYVLIYAFGSFYLPLLLMSGMYLCIFRVARKQVRRIRAAMPSYPCTASTAAIAHEHKATVTLAAVLGAFIICWFPYFTFLTCMGIKEKTNPPNTLHSVILWLGYFNSALNPILYPAFNRDFRRAYGDLLRCRGQSRRKLTFTCLFVPKRLSFTNGQKVTQQSEKRTDKVMKENEGKSLTLHERNGFPDEPW, encoded by the exons ATGAAGCAGTTGttacttctttctttttactgGGATTCGAACAGTAGCACTGTTtctgtggctgaggaggagcaggaggaggaaggcacCATGATCTCCACAGCCCTCCGCTGGCTCGTCCTGGTGTTGTTCATCATTCTGACCATCAGTGGGAACATGCTGGTGTGTTTGGCTGTCGGGCTCAGCCGTAGACTGTGGTGCATCGCCAACTGCTTCGTGGTGTCGCTGGCACTGACGGATCTGCTGCTGGGCCTGCTGGTGCTGCCCCTGACTGCTACCGTGGAGCTGCGTGGCGGGAAATGGCCCTTCGGGGGAGCCCTGTGTAACATCTACCTCTCGCTGGACGTCATGCTgtgttcctcctccatcctgacCCTGATGGCAATCAGCGTGGACCGATACCTGGCCATTTCAGCTCCGCTCAGCTACTCCCGGAGGGTCACCCCTCTGAGGGTGACGCTGGCCCTCATCGCCATCTGGGCCTTGTCACTGGCCGTGTCCTTTGTGCCCATCCACCTGGGCTTGAACACGGTGGACTACAAAGTGCAGCACGTGGACTGGGGCTTGGGGGATGAGGACAAAGAGGGACGCTACTGCCAGTTTGAATGGAATAACAACTACGTTCTTATTTATGCCTTCGGCTCATTTTACCTGCCTCTGCTGCTTATGAGTGGAATGTATCTTTGCATATTCAGAGTGGCACGAAAACAG GTGCGGCGTATTCGTGCTGCCATGCCGTCATATCCATGCACAGCGTCGACCGCAGCCATAGCCCACGAGCACAAAGCCACAGTGACCCTGGCAGCAGTACTGGGGGCCTTCATCATCTGCTGGTTCCCTTACTTCACTTTCTTAACCTGCATGGGaataaaggaaaagacaaaCCCCCCCAACACGCTTCACTCTGTGATCCTGTGGCTGGGCTACTTTAATTCTGCCCTGAACCCCATACTGTACCCAGCCTTCAACAGGGATTTCCGCAGGGCCTACGGAGACCTCCTTCGCTGCAGGGGACAGTCTCGCAGAAAACTAACGTTCACCTGCTTGTTCGTGCCTAAAAGACTGAGCTTTACGAACGGACAGAAGGTGACACAGCAGTCAGAGAAACGTACGGACAAAGTTATGAAAGAAAACGAGGGGAAGAGCCTCACGCTTCATGAGAGAAACGGTTTCCCTGATGAGCCGTGGTGA